One genomic region from Tachysurus fulvidraco isolate hzauxx_2018 chromosome 14, HZAU_PFXX_2.0, whole genome shotgun sequence encodes:
- the LOC113645232 gene encoding carbonic anhydrase 2-like isoform X1, with product MESWIPALLSVLILNPFRTSAHKVPPLNYCYTEDPCGPYQWVKSFPSCITKDSTLHSPINLKHDAISNNSINPLDLRDFAVRQSSWTVRNARDTVVVEFQAGMSVKGGSINHNYRIVEMRFHWGSNITNGSEHKLDGRRFPMEMQIVGVAPGFADVEAASANQSGLLMLGVFIDIASAENKAFKALSHAVSNVMYPGDSFNVTPPALSDLLPEDHKFYQYNGGQTVPPCLQTVTWIVFEKPIFISREQYLPFVTRLYYTDKSDTAKKLLVENYRFIQPSLNRQIFVSSAVKIDSASAPAPASAPASTAALNQHASIILLLILISTMP from the exons ATGGAGTCCTGGATACCTGCTCTATTATCTGTCCTCATACTAAATCCATTCAGAACTTCAGCACATAAAG TTCCACCTCTTAATTACTGTTACACAGAAGATCCCTGCG GTCCATATCAGTGGGTGAAATCCTTTCCTTCTTGCATCACCAAAGACTCTACACTGCATTCTCCCATCAACCTGAAACATGATGCTATTAGTAACAACTCTATCAATCCTCTGGATCTGCGAGACTTCGCTGTACGTCAGAGTTCCTGGACTGTAAGGAATGCCCGTGACACTG tTGTTGTGGAGTTTCAAGCAGGCATGAGTGTGAAAGGTGGCAGTATAAATCATAATTACCGAATCGTTGAGATGAGATTCCACTGGGGATCGAATATCACCAACGGATCAGAGCATAAACTTGATGGTCGGAGGTTTCCTAtggag atGCAAATCGTCGGTGTCGCTCCTGGATTCGCTGATGTGGAAGCCGCTTCTGCTAATCAGTCAGGCCTGCTTATGCTGGGAGTCTTCATTGAT ATCGCCTCCGCTGAGAATAAAGCGTTTAAAGCATTATCTCATGCTGTGTCCAATGTGATGTACCCAG GTGATTCCTTCAACGTGACTCCTCCAGCACTGTCAGACCTCCTTCCTGAGGACCATAAATTCTATCAGTATAACGGAGGCCAGACCGTTCCGCCCTGCCTCCAGACCGTGACTTGGATTGTATTTGAGAAGCCCATTTTTATCTCCAGAGAGCAG TATTTGCCATTCGTCACACGTCTGTATTACACGGATAAGAGCGACACTGCGAAGAAGTTACTGGTGGAAAACTATCGATTCATTCAGCCGAGCTTGAACCGTCAAATCTTTGTGTCATCTGCAGTAAAGATCGACTCTGCCTCTGCCCCTGCCCCTGCCTCTGCCCCTGCAAGCACAGCCGCTCTAAACCAGCACGCATCCATCATCctgctcctcatcctcatcagcACAATGCCTTAA
- the LOC113645232 gene encoding carbonic anhydrase 2-like isoform X2, with the protein MESWIPALLSVLILNPFRTSAHKGPYQWVKSFPSCITKDSTLHSPINLKHDAISNNSINPLDLRDFAVRQSSWTVRNARDTVVVEFQAGMSVKGGSINHNYRIVEMRFHWGSNITNGSEHKLDGRRFPMEMQIVGVAPGFADVEAASANQSGLLMLGVFIDIASAENKAFKALSHAVSNVMYPGDSFNVTPPALSDLLPEDHKFYQYNGGQTVPPCLQTVTWIVFEKPIFISREQYLPFVTRLYYTDKSDTAKKLLVENYRFIQPSLNRQIFVSSAVKIDSASAPAPASAPASTAALNQHASIILLLILISTMP; encoded by the exons ATGGAGTCCTGGATACCTGCTCTATTATCTGTCCTCATACTAAATCCATTCAGAACTTCAGCACATAAAG GTCCATATCAGTGGGTGAAATCCTTTCCTTCTTGCATCACCAAAGACTCTACACTGCATTCTCCCATCAACCTGAAACATGATGCTATTAGTAACAACTCTATCAATCCTCTGGATCTGCGAGACTTCGCTGTACGTCAGAGTTCCTGGACTGTAAGGAATGCCCGTGACACTG tTGTTGTGGAGTTTCAAGCAGGCATGAGTGTGAAAGGTGGCAGTATAAATCATAATTACCGAATCGTTGAGATGAGATTCCACTGGGGATCGAATATCACCAACGGATCAGAGCATAAACTTGATGGTCGGAGGTTTCCTAtggag atGCAAATCGTCGGTGTCGCTCCTGGATTCGCTGATGTGGAAGCCGCTTCTGCTAATCAGTCAGGCCTGCTTATGCTGGGAGTCTTCATTGAT ATCGCCTCCGCTGAGAATAAAGCGTTTAAAGCATTATCTCATGCTGTGTCCAATGTGATGTACCCAG GTGATTCCTTCAACGTGACTCCTCCAGCACTGTCAGACCTCCTTCCTGAGGACCATAAATTCTATCAGTATAACGGAGGCCAGACCGTTCCGCCCTGCCTCCAGACCGTGACTTGGATTGTATTTGAGAAGCCCATTTTTATCTCCAGAGAGCAG TATTTGCCATTCGTCACACGTCTGTATTACACGGATAAGAGCGACACTGCGAAGAAGTTACTGGTGGAAAACTATCGATTCATTCAGCCGAGCTTGAACCGTCAAATCTTTGTGTCATCTGCAGTAAAGATCGACTCTGCCTCTGCCCCTGCCCCTGCCTCTGCCCCTGCAAGCACAGCCGCTCTAAACCAGCACGCATCCATCATCctgctcctcatcctcatcagcACAATGCCTTAA